One Diceros bicornis minor isolate mBicDic1 chromosome 11, mDicBic1.mat.cur, whole genome shotgun sequence genomic region harbors:
- the LOC131411194 gene encoding LOW QUALITY PROTEIN: tripartite motif-containing protein 75-like (The sequence of the model RefSeq protein was modified relative to this genomic sequence to represent the inferred CDS: inserted 3 bases in 2 codons; deleted 2 bases in 1 codon) → MAVETALAGLQAEANCPICLDYLRDPGTIECGHNFCRSCIQQSWEDLWDMFPCPVCRHPCQQRHFRSNIQLGRMIDITKLLHITRSKKNRQEDRHLCEKHNQLLTLFCEEDLEVLCPLCTQXPNHQGHQVRPLEEAASHHRQRLSSYIESLKTQVADVQKLISIQSKKPLELRQKMENPRQELVSEFEHLKQFLDHDQEAVLSRLAXEKDTQQKLSANITPFSDYISTLKVLLSKAVENSVLSEVELLSQIKNFHRKSEDEMSPSIFSIQLRREGCSFPLQHSALQKIIQKFRVDIILDPETAHPHLMVSEDKKSVRFTKRKQNVPDFPKRFTVNAVVLSFPYLHSGRHFWEIEVGDQSEWAIRVCKDSLPTKARRPPSVRQGCWRIRLQGDSYDAPGAVPSPLLLEVKPRSIGVFLDYELGEISFYNMTEKSHIYTITDNFTRPLRPYFHVEPDSKPLRIWQAQLLKTAQ, encoded by the exons ATGGCAGTTGAAACAGCCCTGGCAGGACTCCAGGCAGAAGCCAACTGTCCCATCTGTCTAGATTATCTGAGAGACCCTGGCACCATCGAATGTGGCCACAACTTCTGTCGATCTTGCATCCAACAGTCCTGGGAAGATCTATGGGACATGTTCCCTTGCCCTGTCTGCCGTCACCCATGCCAACAGAGGCACTTCAGGAGCAACATCCAGCTGGGAAGGATGATTGACATCACCAAGCTCCTCCACATCACCAGGAGCAAGAAGAACAGGCAGGAAGACAGGCACTTGTGTGAGAAGCACAACCAGCTCCTGACCCTCTTCTGTGAGGAGGACCTAGAGGTGCTGTGTCCCCTGTGCACTCA CCCCAACCACCAGGGCCACCAGGTGAGGCCCCTGGAGGAAGCCGCCTCTCATCACAGGCAGAGACTCAGCAGTTACATCGAGTCCCTGAAGACGCAGGTGGCAGACGTTCAGAAATTAATAAGCATTCAAAGCAAAAAACCCTTAGAACTGAGACAGAAGATGGAAAACCCAAGGCAGGAATTAGTCTCTGAATTTGAGCACCTGAAGCAGTTCTTAGACCATGATCAAGAGGCAGTTCTCTCAAGGTTAG AAGAGAAGGACACTCAACAGAAACTCAGTGCAAACATAACCCCATTTTCAGACTACATTTCGACCCTCAAAGTTCTACTAAGTAAGGCAGTAGAGAACAGTGTGCTGTCTGAAGTGGAATTGCTCTCACAAATTAAGAATTTCCACCGGAAGTCTGAGGATGAGATGAGCCCATCAATCTTTTCCATTCAGTTAAGGAGAGAAGGCTGCAGTTTCCCCCTCCAGCATTCTGCTTTGCAGAAAATTATACAGAAATTTAGAGTAGATATAATTCTAGACCCTGAGACAGCACACCCTCACCTGATGGTCTCTGAGgat aaaaaaagtgtgagatttacaaagagaaaacaaaacgtTCCTGATTTTCCAAAAAGATTTACAGTCAACGCAGTTGTGCTGAGTTTTCCATATCTTCATTCTGGCAGGCATTTCTGGGAGATAGAAGTGGGAGACCAGTCTGAATGGGCTATCAGGGTTTGCAAAGACTCTCTTCCCACGAAGGCGAGGAGACCTCCATCAGTCCGGCAGGGATGCTGGAGGATTCGACTGCAAGGAGATAGTTATGATGCACCAGGAGCTGTTCCAAGCCCTCTACTGTTAGAAGTGAAACCCAGAAGCATTGGCGTTTTCCTAGACTACGAGCTGGGTGAGATCTCATTTTATAACATGACTGAGAAATCTCATATCTATACCATCACTGACAATTTTACTAGACCTCTGAGGCCTTATTTCCACGTAGAACCTgattcaaaacctctcagaaTCT GGCAGGCCCAGTTGCTCAAAACTGCACAATAG